In Devosia sp. XK-2, one DNA window encodes the following:
- a CDS encoding SMP-30/gluconolactonase/LRE family protein — protein sequence MTDTAKLLIDSQCALGEGPFWHAARQQLFWFDINNRVLFAASADGVVENQWHFDEIVAAAAIVDETTLVLASETGLKRFDLESGEIVHLVDIEHDIPANRTNDSRVHPSGAFWIGTMVKDEGPKQGAVYHYRAGKLTRILADVAIPNATCFSPDGRTAYWTDTPDKKILKCTTDPDTGMPIGEWELFADVSGHRGYPDGAVVDSQGYLWNARWGGSCVIRYAPDGSIDRIVEVPVSQVTCPAFGGKDLKRLFLTTANKTMSAEQLAAEKVAGGVFYIDVDVAGQPEYPIVL from the coding sequence ATGACCGATACGGCAAAGCTATTGATCGATAGCCAATGCGCCTTAGGTGAAGGCCCCTTCTGGCACGCGGCGCGCCAGCAATTGTTCTGGTTCGACATCAACAATCGCGTTCTGTTCGCCGCCAGCGCCGATGGCGTGGTTGAGAATCAGTGGCATTTCGACGAGATCGTCGCAGCGGCGGCCATCGTCGATGAGACCACATTGGTTCTGGCCAGTGAAACCGGCTTGAAGCGTTTCGATCTCGAGAGTGGCGAGATCGTCCACCTGGTGGATATCGAGCATGACATTCCGGCCAACCGCACCAATGACAGCCGTGTTCATCCTTCGGGCGCCTTCTGGATCGGGACGATGGTCAAGGACGAAGGTCCCAAGCAAGGCGCGGTCTATCATTATCGCGCGGGAAAGCTGACGCGCATTCTCGCCGATGTGGCGATACCCAACGCGACCTGTTTTTCGCCTGACGGACGGACAGCCTATTGGACCGATACGCCGGACAAGAAAATCCTCAAATGCACGACCGATCCTGATACCGGCATGCCCATTGGTGAATGGGAGCTGTTTGCCGATGTTTCAGGCCATCGCGGCTATCCCGACGGCGCTGTGGTCGATAGCCAGGGCTATCTTTGGAATGCGCGTTGGGGAGGCTCCTGCGTGATCCGCTACGCGCCAGACGGATCCATTGACCGTATCGTCGAGGTGCCGGTGAGCCAGGTCACCTGCCCTGCTTTCGGCGGCAAGGACCTCAAGCGCCTCTTCCTGACCACCGCAAACAAGACGATGTCTGCCGAACAGCTCGCGGCCGAAAAAGTTGCCGGAGGCGTCTTCTACATCGATGTGGATGTGGCGGGGCAACCAGAATATCCAATTGTGCTGTAG
- a CDS encoding 2-dehydro-3-deoxy-6-phosphogalactonate aldolase, translating to MSHRHIIAILRGITPDEAVPVCTALVEAGITLIEVPLNSPNAVDSISRAAKALDDRAEIGAGTVLTPEDVRAVAGAGGTFIVSPDTNVAVIAETVGLGLKSYPGVFSPTDAFAAIRAGATGLKFFPAEVLGAKGIKAMKAVLPPDLPLYAVGGANPDNFSDFFAVGCAGFGLGTYIFKPGMGVDAVSERARVAVAAYDKGMAQ from the coding sequence GTGTCTCATCGTCATATCATTGCCATTCTGCGCGGTATCACGCCGGACGAGGCCGTACCTGTCTGCACCGCGCTGGTGGAGGCGGGTATCACCCTGATTGAGGTGCCGCTCAATTCGCCGAACGCCGTCGATAGCATCAGCCGGGCCGCCAAGGCGTTGGACGATCGCGCCGAGATCGGCGCCGGTACCGTACTGACGCCAGAGGATGTGCGGGCCGTTGCGGGGGCTGGTGGCACATTTATTGTTTCGCCCGACACCAATGTGGCGGTGATTGCCGAGACCGTGGGACTGGGGCTTAAGTCCTATCCCGGCGTGTTTTCCCCGACCGACGCTTTTGCCGCCATCCGCGCCGGCGCGACCGGTTTGAAATTCTTCCCCGCAGAGGTTCTTGGCGCCAAGGGCATCAAGGCGATGAAAGCTGTCTTGCCGCCCGATTTACCGCTCTACGCCGTGGGCGGGGCAAATCCGGACAATTTCTCGGACTTCTTTGCCGTGGGCTGTGCGGGCTTTGGCCTGGGCACCTATATCTTCAAACCCGGGATGGGTGTTGACGCCGTCAGCGAACGTGCGCGGGTGGCTGTCGCGGCCTATGACAAGGGGATGGCACAATGA
- a CDS encoding 2-dehydro-3-deoxygalactonokinase has product MAIAWVGVDWGTSNLRAWGLGPNGTVEASASSEKGMGKLTREQFPWALTEVLGQLPLPDAPLEVVICGMAGARQGWLEAPYLETPTDLGALGAGAVHPAMPDGNIRVSILPGVCQTQGGENVMRGEETQLLGLASLSSAYSGLVCMPGTHSKWARLEGTRIVSFSTAMTGEMFELLKSHSVLRHSMNGPLDGPAQDEGFVEGARDGLDNPAGLLGQLFKIRAASLLSGKTPDWCAGYLSGLLIGTEIAANRNQIGADPVPLIGSGALCALYMRVLNMAGASGRLVDSTEVVLAGLKAARASIS; this is encoded by the coding sequence ATGGCAATAGCATGGGTTGGGGTGGATTGGGGCACATCCAATCTGCGTGCCTGGGGCCTCGGACCGAATGGCACTGTCGAGGCCTCGGCCAGCTCCGAGAAGGGTATGGGGAAGCTGACGCGCGAACAGTTTCCCTGGGCTCTGACAGAAGTGCTTGGGCAGTTGCCGCTGCCTGATGCACCCCTTGAGGTTGTCATTTGCGGCATGGCGGGTGCCCGGCAAGGTTGGCTGGAGGCGCCCTATCTTGAAACGCCGACCGATCTCGGCGCTCTTGGAGCAGGTGCGGTGCACCCCGCCATGCCCGATGGAAATATTCGCGTTTCGATACTGCCGGGCGTTTGCCAGACGCAAGGCGGCGAGAACGTCATGCGCGGGGAAGAAACCCAATTGCTTGGACTGGCGAGCCTGTCTTCCGCCTATTCGGGATTGGTCTGCATGCCAGGCACCCATTCCAAGTGGGCCCGGCTTGAGGGCACGCGCATCGTGAGTTTTTCTACCGCGATGACCGGCGAAATGTTCGAACTGCTCAAGAGCCATTCGGTGCTGCGGCATTCAATGAATGGACCGCTGGATGGCCCCGCCCAGGATGAGGGCTTTGTCGAAGGCGCGCGAGATGGTCTAGACAATCCCGCAGGCCTTTTGGGTCAGTTGTTCAAGATTCGCGCGGCATCGCTGCTTTCGGGAAAGACGCCCGACTGGTGCGCGGGCTACCTTTCCGGCCTGCTTATCGGTACCGAAATTGCCGCGAACCGTAACCAGATCGGCGCCGATCCGGTACCGCTCATCGGCTCGGGTGCCCTTTGTGCGCTCTATATGCGCGTGTTGAACATGGCCGGCGCTTCCGGCCGTCTCGTCGATTCCACTGAAGTTGTGCTGGCAGGCCTCAAGGCCGCCCGCGCTTCGATTTCCTGA